From the Flavimarina sp. Hel_I_48 genome, one window contains:
- a CDS encoding endo alpha-1,4 polygalactosaminidase, with the protein MKKITFTAMKTTHCSIVLLIIIAFLISCASSNSQDDMETENITYRDEMRSFIENMSGYAKERDSSFLVVPQNGIELIAGVENTTEEITSAYINAIDGHGQEDLFYGYDEDNKVTPKERTLYLKEFLNLSKNNGKKILVTDYVSTPAKMNDSYQNNNDLNYVSFAADHRELNNIPNHPIPIYAENSNNIENLGLVKNFLYLINLEEFESRKELLEAIANTNYDLIILDLFFNDGNSLTATEINQLKTKKNGGSRLVIAYMSIGEAEDYRYYWKEEWTKNPPSWLDNENPDWKGNYKVKYWNPNWQKIIFGNSDSYLNKIINAGFNGVYLDLVDAFEYYEQ; encoded by the coding sequence ATGAAAAAAATTACTTTTACCGCCATGAAAACAACCCACTGTTCTATCGTCCTTTTGATTATAATCGCTTTTTTAATCTCTTGTGCATCCTCAAACTCACAAGATGATATGGAAACCGAAAATATTACCTACAGAGATGAAATGCGATCTTTTATTGAAAATATGAGTGGTTACGCAAAAGAAAGGGACTCTTCATTTCTGGTCGTTCCCCAAAACGGTATTGAACTGATTGCAGGAGTTGAAAATACCACAGAGGAAATAACATCAGCATACATCAACGCTATAGATGGTCATGGTCAAGAAGATCTATTTTATGGCTATGACGAGGACAATAAAGTCACTCCAAAAGAGAGGACTCTTTACCTAAAAGAATTTTTAAATCTTTCTAAAAATAACGGAAAGAAAATCCTGGTTACCGATTATGTATCTACACCAGCCAAAATGAATGATTCTTATCAAAACAATAACGACTTAAATTACGTTTCTTTTGCCGCAGATCACAGAGAACTCAATAATATCCCTAACCATCCAATTCCCATATATGCCGAAAATTCAAATAACATAGAAAATTTAGGACTGGTCAAAAACTTTTTATACCTCATCAATCTTGAAGAATTTGAATCTAGAAAAGAACTATTGGAAGCTATTGCAAATACTAACTACGATCTTATAATTTTAGACCTTTTCTTTAATGACGGAAACAGTTTAACAGCAACTGAAATCAACCAATTAAAAACCAAGAAAAATGGCGGTAGTCGTTTGGTAATTGCCTACATGTCCATAGGTGAGGCTGAAGATTACAGATATTACTGGAAAGAGGAATGGACGAAGAACCCACCTTCTTGGTTAGATAATGAAAATCCCGACTGGAAAGGCAATTATAAAGTGAAATATTGGAACCCTAACTGGCAAAAAATCATTTTTGGAAATTCAGACTCTTATCTAAATAAAATAATCAATGCTGGTTTTAATGGAGTCTATTTAGATCTGGTTGATGCTTTTGAATACTACGAGCAATAA
- the pelF gene encoding GT4 family glycosyltransferase PelF, producing the protein MFPDKKSILLILEGTYPFNGGGVSTWAHILCNRVSCVDYKLYSINSDFEDKPRYELSKNISEVLQVPLWTPDEPYDYRSYGEEYYKTVGKKEWTTGAVVKRKFVPIFKDLLKIIYSDEPNMPELDAIFKKLWLYFEHYDYKETIRNEFVWITYRDTVSKLIVGERNPDASLIDLTIGLRWIYRFLIPLAIVNVPKVDIAHLTLSGFVIIPALIANYKYGTKIMLTEHGVFIRERLLAINNSEYPFFLKNLLIKFSEAMARLVYYKSEKIISVNNFNRKWEIMYGADPRKIQVVYNGIDTDLFKPKAKPDHLSAIPTVVAAARIFDLKDIVTMIQSCAVVIKEIPNVQYLIYGDDQAVPEYTEECLILIKELDLERNFKFMGPRPDPHNIFPEGDISILTSISEGFPYTVLESMSCGVPVIATDVGGVSEALGEGCGFACKPKDPEEIGARVIEVLKNVDLRERMSKNARRRVLENFTIDTFINQYEEVYESVLKGTIKENYELEKVLL; encoded by the coding sequence ATGTTTCCTGATAAAAAATCCATTCTGCTTATTCTTGAAGGTACCTATCCCTTCAATGGGGGAGGTGTATCAACCTGGGCTCATATTTTATGCAACCGCGTTTCCTGCGTAGATTACAAACTTTATTCAATAAACTCTGATTTTGAGGATAAACCGCGTTATGAACTAAGCAAAAACATTAGCGAGGTTCTTCAAGTACCGCTTTGGACCCCTGATGAACCCTATGATTATAGAAGCTATGGTGAGGAATATTATAAAACAGTAGGCAAAAAAGAGTGGACAACGGGGGCCGTTGTGAAGCGTAAGTTCGTTCCTATTTTTAAAGATCTTTTAAAAATTATTTACAGTGATGAACCGAACATGCCAGAACTGGATGCTATTTTTAAAAAACTTTGGCTCTATTTTGAACATTATGATTATAAGGAGACCATACGTAATGAGTTTGTGTGGATCACCTATAGGGACACCGTTTCAAAATTAATAGTAGGTGAGCGCAACCCAGATGCTTCACTTATAGATTTAACCATTGGCTTAAGGTGGATCTACCGTTTTTTAATTCCTTTGGCCATTGTAAATGTACCAAAGGTTGATATTGCCCATTTGACGCTGAGTGGTTTTGTTATAATACCTGCCCTAATTGCTAATTATAAGTATGGCACCAAGATCATGCTTACGGAGCACGGGGTTTTTATCAGGGAAAGATTACTCGCAATAAACAATTCAGAATATCCTTTTTTTCTTAAAAATCTTTTGATAAAATTTTCAGAAGCCATGGCCAGGTTGGTTTATTATAAATCTGAAAAAATTATTTCTGTGAATAATTTTAATAGGAAATGGGAAATCATGTACGGGGCAGATCCTAGAAAGATCCAGGTTGTTTATAATGGTATAGATACAGATCTATTTAAGCCCAAGGCTAAACCAGATCATCTATCTGCCATTCCTACGGTAGTTGCGGCAGCGCGTATCTTTGATCTCAAAGATATCGTTACCATGATCCAATCGTGCGCTGTGGTCATAAAGGAAATTCCTAACGTACAATATCTAATTTATGGTGATGATCAGGCAGTTCCAGAATATACCGAAGAATGCCTAATCCTTATTAAGGAACTTGATCTGGAACGCAATTTTAAATTTATGGGCCCACGCCCAGATCCTCATAATATTTTTCCTGAAGGCGATATCTCTATTTTAACTTCCATTTCAGAAGGTTTTCCCTATACCGTATTGGAGTCTATGAGCTGCGGCGTGCCGGTTATAGCCACAGATGTGGGTGGTGTTAGTGAAGCTCTAGGTGAGGGTTGTGGTTTTGCCTGCAAGCCCAAGGATCCCGAAGAAATAGGTGCGCGCGTAATTGAGGTGCTTAAAAACGTTGATTTAAGAGAGAGAATGAGCAAAAATGCCAGACGGCGGGTGCTCGAAAATTTTACTATAGATACGTTTATAAACCAGTATGAAGAGGTTTATGAGTCAGTACTAAAAGGTACAATTAAAGAAAATTACGAACTAGAAAAAGTATTACTCTAA
- a CDS encoding endo alpha-1,4 polygalactosaminidase translates to MAKSLNSQTLVRQKVLFNYGDFYPEDVAGYDYVILESAHFSSADIAVLKKNNGLVLAYVSLGEVNEGALHYDEIKQYTFGKNKLWDSHFLDIKNEETAAILLDIFELNIVEKNFDGMFLDNIDNYTIHGPTPVRKEALIEFLSKAKIKFPEAHFMQNAGVLILKDTSPYINSLAIESVATDYDFEKSKYKLRKLEQFSSILNELEQAHQDYDLPIILIEYADTKKLYNEVIDRIAYKCWPFFIGSIELQSITEFK, encoded by the coding sequence ATGGCAAAATCACTTAATTCCCAGACTTTGGTTCGCCAAAAAGTACTTTTCAACTACGGGGATTTCTATCCAGAGGATGTTGCCGGTTATGATTATGTGATATTGGAAAGTGCTCATTTTAGCAGTGCTGATATTGCAGTCCTAAAAAAGAACAACGGTCTCGTACTTGCCTATGTTAGCCTGGGGGAAGTAAATGAAGGCGCTTTACATTACGATGAGATTAAGCAATATACTTTTGGAAAAAACAAACTTTGGGACAGTCACTTTCTTGATATTAAGAATGAGGAAACAGCCGCTATTTTGCTCGATATATTTGAGTTGAACATCGTGGAAAAGAATTTTGACGGTATGTTTTTGGACAATATAGATAATTATACAATTCACGGGCCTACTCCAGTCCGTAAAGAAGCGCTTATTGAATTCCTGTCAAAGGCGAAAATTAAATTTCCAGAAGCGCATTTTATGCAAAATGCAGGGGTACTGATCTTAAAAGATACCAGTCCTTACATCAATTCGTTGGCGATAGAGTCTGTTGCGACCGATTATGATTTTGAAAAATCCAAGTATAAGTTGAGAAAACTTGAACAATTCTCCTCCATTTTAAATGAACTGGAGCAGGCGCATCAAGATTATGATCTACCCATAATATTAATAGAATATGCCGACACAAAAAAACTTTATAACGAGGTGATAGACCGTATAGCATATAAATGCTGGCCTTTTTTTATTGGTTCAATAGAACTTCAATCCATAACAGAATTCAAATAA